The following coding sequences lie in one Arachis ipaensis cultivar K30076 chromosome B03, Araip1.1, whole genome shotgun sequence genomic window:
- the LOC110269817 gene encoding uncharacterized protein LOC110269817, which translates to MLGAPLKRKDQEIEPPYINISGQKTSYDCAIYVMKWLEIIQPENVKRGKYEWDNWTQEEVDHYRVGYASRILFHEMNQDKAKAIRGSDAIRLSKPSSLLLSPYCQIDSNDIDTD; encoded by the exons ATGCTGGGGGCACCTCTGAAGAGAAAGGATCAGGAAATTGAACCACCATACATTAACATCTCAGGCCAAAAGACAAG ctatgactgtgctATTTATGTAATGAAGTGGCTTGAAATAATTCAGCCTGAAAATGTTAAAAGGGGGAAGTATGAGTGGGACAATTGGACCCAG gaggaggtggaccactatagagtagGATATGCTTCCCGGATTCTATTCCATGAAATGAATCAAGACAAAGCTAAAGCCATTAGGGGAAGTGatgcaataagactgtccaaaccatcctcattgttattgagtccatattgtcagatagattctaatGATATTGACACTGATTAA